Proteins encoded in a region of the Tripterygium wilfordii isolate XIE 37 chromosome 21, ASM1340144v1, whole genome shotgun sequence genome:
- the LOC119989116 gene encoding uncharacterized protein LOC119989116, whose translation MAILPSSLQLSIPFPSPCSSRHALTFKRKTTPLPTFTVRAATDEDPQSPSKSEPESSDPFEERLSEVRLRYRSGTGKKAELRKARKGSSRSSSKVGMYLPPVALAEAESDGLKVEFGFSPYSERVNGRIAILGLTALLLVELATGKSVINYHTPGIVLIQVYFVAAVTAMYCKYDKEKMSVWPQSSE comes from the coding sequence ATGGCGATCTTACCGTCGTCTCTGCAACTCTCTATCCCGTTTCCCTCCCCGTGCTCCTCTCGGCACGCTCTCACTTTTAAACGCAAAACTACGCCCCTTCCTACCTTCACCGTCAGAGCCGCTACGGACGAGGATCCACAATCACCATCCAAGTCAGAACCCGAATCCAGTGACCCCTTCGAGGAGCGCCTCTCAGAGGTCCGCCTCCGCTACCGGAGCGGAACTGGAAAGAAAGCGGAACTCCGTAAGGCAAGGAAGGGATCTTCGAGGTCTAGTTCCAAAGTTGGGATGTACTTACCTCCGGTGGCATTGGCGGAGGCGGAGTCGGATGGGCTGAAAGTGGAGTTCGGATTTAGCCCGTATAGCGAACGAGTAAACGGGCGGATAGCAATTCTTGGATTGACGGCTTTACTACTGGTGGAGCTTGCCACAGGTAAGAGCGTGATAAATTACCACACACCAGGGATAGTGTTGATCCAAGTCTACTTTGTGGCTGCTGTTACAGCTATGTATTGCAAATATGATAAAGAGAAAATGTCCGTCTGGCCTCAATCTTCTGAATAA
- the LOC119989115 gene encoding SAC3 family protein A-like isoform X2, translating into MMNQGSNMQTVAPAGPNSLETRHVTDASQGQTPSYFPSMTSSEAVLWTLPTADNQSVENGTPSSGYQYEQQHLGNIQDGSNATSVVSSSSLGITNASQVYNGYASYPNSSDPYGYANTGYPGYYGSYQQQTNPSYARPAGAYQNTGAPHQPISSFQNTGSYAGPASYSGTHYNPGTYQTAGAYPSGGYSNQTTVWNEGNYANYAPHQYLNYASDTTGAYSSGTAAATSQQYQQQQHYQQWADYSSQTEVTCAPGTENLSVASTSNQGFSAPSTSVVYPTSNSQPPPSSNPSWRPDSGSSELPSLQPNAAACSSHDSYWKQGVPSFPNHHDSPIQTHFQKPLDSQNSYNNFQDQQKSAYAQVPSSQYPAPHRVPQSYQSSHQVPQSYQSSHQVPQSYQPPPLVSQTYQSPQSQDYQSPQQSGPSLDLRRGTKMQIPTNPRIASNLGLPKSDKDSSTASAAAKPAYISVSLPKPNDKVSSNDAVDCIIKPDSFPKSLRGYVERALARCKDDAQMAACQAAMKGIITKATADGTLHTRDWDTEPLFPLPNPDIANKDNFHYATPVSSLPKFKRSPSKRSKSRWEPLPEEKSVVKPLSVSNETVKYGGWDRKPLSANSKKTASKNAQRRVKKQRLADAFNAADNGDASSDSDKEQSLTAYYSGAIALANSPEERKRREDRSKRFEKGQGHRAEINYFKAKQVGTENLFNRRASALVHSKSFDDGAIKAVEDIDWDALTVKGTCQDIEKRYLRLTSAPDPSAVRPEEVLEKALLMVQNSQKNYLYKCDQLKSIRQDLTVQRIHNQLTVKVYETHARLALEVGDLPEYNQCQSQLMTLYAEGIAGCNMEFAAYNLLCVILHSNNNRDVLSSMSRLSDKAKQDEAVKHALAVREAVTSGNYVMFFKLYKSAPNLNACHMDLYVEKMRYKAVSCMTRSYRPTVPVSYIANVLGFISVLPTNEVSPEVSDGLEECVEWLKAHGACLTADTSGELQLDTKASSSSLYMPEPDDAVAHGDASLAVNDFLARTSL; encoded by the exons ATGATGAACCAAGGAAGCAATATGCAGACTGTAGCTCCGGCAGGTCCAAATTCGCTTGAG ACTAGACATGTTACTGATGCAAGCCAAGGTCAGACACCTTCATATTTTCCCTCCATGACTAGTTCTGAAGCTGTATTGTGGACCTTGCCTACGGCGGATAATCAATCTGTGGAGAATGGAACTCCAAGTTCTGGTTATCAATATGAGCAGCAGCACTTGGGAAACATCCAAGATGGGTCAAATGCAACATCTGTTGTCAGTTCATCAAGTTTAGGAATAACAAATGCTTCACAAGTGTACAATGGCTATGCGTCATACCCGAATTCTTCAGATCCATATGGTTATGCAAACACAGGATACCCAGGTTACTATGGCAGTTATCAACAGCAAACCAATCCATCATATGCTCGGCCTGCAGGAGCATATCAAAACACAGGTGCTCCTCATCAGCCTATTTCCTCATTTCAGAATACAGGGTCTTATGCTGGGCCTGCAAGTTATTCTGGCACTCACTACAATCCTGGTACTTATCAGACAGCTGGAGCTTACCCAAGTGGCGGTTATAGTAATCAGACTACTGTGTGGAATGAAGGAAATTATGCAAACTATGCACCTCATCAGTACTTGAACTATGCTTCAGACACAACAGGTGCATATAGTTCTGGTACTGCTGCTGCTACTTCTCAACAATATCAACAGCAACAGCATTACCAACAATGGGCAGACTACTCCAGTCAGACGGAAGTCACTTGTGCTCCTGGCACTGAAAATTTGTCTGTTGCTAGTACATCTAACCAGGGATTTTCAGCTCCTAGCACCAGTGTCGTGTATCCAACTTCAAACAGTCAGCCACCTCCATCTTCCAATCCATCTTGGAGACCGGACTCTGGTTCGTCTGAGTTGCCCTCATTGCAG cCCAATGCAGCAGCTTGCAGTTCACATGATAGTTACTGGAAACAGGGGGTTCCAAGCTTTCCAAATCACCATGATAGTCCTATACAAACACACTTCCAAAAACCTTTAGATTCACAAAATTCTTATAATAATTTTCAGGATCAACAGAAGAGTGCATATGCTCAGGTACCCAGTTCACAGTATCCTGCTCCTCATCGGGTGCCCCAGAGTTATCAATCTTCCCATCAGGTGCCTCAGAGTTATCAATCTTCGCATCAGGTACCCCAGAGTTATCAACCTCCTCCTCTGGTGTCCCAGACTTACCAGTCACCTCAGTCCCAGGATTACCAATCGCCTCAGCAGAGTGGTCCTTCTTTAGATTTGCGAAGGGGAACCAAAATGCAGATTCCAACGAATCCTAGAATTGCTTCAAATTTGGGTTTACCAAAAAGTGATAAGGATAGCTCTACAGCCAGTGCGGCAGCAAAACCTGCTTATATTAGTGTGTCGCTGCCAAAGCCAAATGATAAGGTGTCGTCTAATGATGCTGTTGATTGCATCATTAAG CCTGATTCGTTCCCCAAGTCACTACGTGGTTATGTTGAAAGAGCTTTAGCTCGCTGTAAAGATGATGCACAAATGGCTGCTTGTCAGGCTGCAATGAAGGGG ATTATAACAAAGGCAACTGCTGATGGTACTCTTCATACTCGTGACTGGGATACTGAGCCTCTTTTTCCATTACCAAACCCAGATATAGCCAATAAGGA CAATTTTCATTATGCAACTCCTGTTTCTTCTTTACCCAAGTTTAAAAGGAGTCCCAGTAAGCGATCAAAAAGTAGATGGGAGCCGTTACCGGAGGAGAAATCAGTTGTCAAACCACTTTCTGTCAGTAACGAGACTGTAAAATATGGTGGTTGGGACAGAAAG CCATTAAGTGCCAATTCCAAGAAAACTGCAAGCAAAAATGCCCAGAGACGAGTGAAGAAGCAGCGTTTAGCTGATGCTTTTAATGCTGCTGATAATGGTGATGCATCAAGTGACAGTGATAAGGAACAGAGTTTAACAGCATATTATTCTGGTGCAATAGCACTTGCAAATTCACCAGAGGAAAGAAAGAGACGTGAAGACCGCTCTAAGCGTTTTGAAAAGGGGCAGGGACATCGAGCAGAAATTAATTACTTCAAAGCAAAACAAGTGGGAACTGAAAACTTATTCAACAGAAGGGCTAGTGCCTTGGTGCATAGCAAAAGCTTCGATGATGGTGCTATCAAGGCTGTTGAAGACATTGACTGGGATGCGCTGACTGTTAAGGGGACCTGCCAGGACATTGAGAAACGCTATCTACGCCTTACTTCTGCACCTGATCCATCCGCT GTAAGACCAGAAGAAGTGCTCGAAAAAGCTCTTCTTATGgttcaaaattctcaaaagaACTATCTTTACAAATGTGACCAATTGAAGTCTATTCGCCAAGATTTAACTGTTCAAAGAATACACAATCAACTAACTGTCAAG GTGTATGAGACTCATGCTCGATTAGCACTGGAAGTTGGTGACTTGCCTGAGTACAATCAG TGCCAATCACAGCTGATGACCCTTTATGCTGAAGGAATTGCAGGATGCAATATGGAATTTGCAGCATACAACTTACTGTGTGTTATTTTGCACTCTAATAACAACAGAGATGTCCTATCGTCAATGTCAAG ATTATCAGATAAGGCAAAGCAAGATGAAGCTGTTAAACATGCACTTGCTGTTCGTGAAGCAGTCACTTCAGGGAATTACGTTATGTTCTTCAAACTATACAAAAGCGCTCCGAACTTGAATGCTTGCCATATGG ATCTTTATGTTGAAAAGATGCGATATAAGGCTGTGAGTTGCATGACTCGGTCCTATCGCCCTACTGTACCGGTTTCATACATAGCAAATGTTCTTGGCTTCATCAGTGTCTTGCCTACAAATGAAGTCAGTCCAGAGGTTTCAGATGGGCTAGAGGAGTGTGTGGAATGGTTGAAGGCACATGGTGCATGCCTTACTGCAGATACTAGTGGAGAGTTGCAGCTTGATACAAAG GCATCATCTTCTAGTCTCTACATGCCAGAGCCTGATGACGCCGTGGCCCATGGAGATGCCAGTTTAGCTGTTAATGATTTTCTGGCACGGACTTCTTTATAG
- the LOC119989029 gene encoding ABC transporter G family member 6-like → MVTGGGEITLAKGRRPAFFILLAYCRKLASQNPKPCFICKLEASSGGTKSLVELNKSWQSKMHTDDPEQNRHGFSLKEAITAGTIANPFWYEMAVLSKRSMKNLRRQPELFGIRLGARMAAGFILATLYWRLDNSMKGVQEKLGFFAFAITTTFYSCVDAIPIFLQERHIFMRETAHNGYRRSSSYVLAHSLVALPSLIFLSLGFAAITFWAVGLHCGLSGFLFFFLIIFASYWAGSSFVTFLSCVVPHVMVGYTLGLEVIILACFFFLSNDSLSVEKKSLHSGYGFTECPLLSTRAKEYYKKNSTNPSPSSGVSSGVLRCSITRPSERCQVR, encoded by the coding sequence ATGGTTACTGGTGGGGGGGAAATAACACTAGCTAAAGGAAGACGCCctgctttttttattttgcttgccTATTGTAGGAAACTTGCTTCACAGAACCCTAAACCTTGTTTTATTTGCAAACTGGAAGCCTCATCTGGTGGAACCAAAAGCCTTGTAGAGTTGAACAAATCATGGCAAAGCAAAATGCACACAGACGACCCCGAACAAAACCGCCACGGATTTTCCCTAAAAGAAGCCATAACAGCTGGCACAATCGCGAACCCTTTCTGGTATGAAATGGCAGTTCTATCAAAAAGATCAATGAAAAACTTGCGTAGACAGCCAGAACTGTTTGGAATTCGATTAGGTGCAAGAATGGCAGCAGGATTCATCTTAGCCACATTGTATTGGAGACTCGATAATTCAATGAAAGGTGTGCAAGAAAAACTCGGATTCTTCGCTTTTGCCATTACCACAACCTTCTACTCTTGCGTAGACGCTATCCCCATCTTTCTCCAAGAGAGGCATATCTTCATGAGAGAAACAGCTCACAACGGGTACCGTAGATCCTCCTCATACGTACTGGCCCACTCACTGGTCGCACTACCGTCATTGATTTTCCTCTCATTGGGCTTTGCGGCCATAACTTTCTGGGCCGTGGGCCTACACTGTGGACTGTCaggtttcttgtttttcttcctgATCATATTCGCCTCATATTGGGCCGGGAGCTCGTTTGTTACATTCTTATCATGCGTGGTCCCGCACGTGATGGTTGGATACACTCTTGGTCTTGAGGTAATAATCTtggcttgtttttttttcctctccaatGATTCTTTATCAGTAGAGAAAAAATCCCTCCATTCTGGATATGGTTTCACTGAATGTCCACTTTTAAGTACCCGTGCGAAGGAATATTACAAAAAGAATTCGACGAACCCGTCCCCGTCGTCAGGTGTTTCGTCAGGGGTGTTGAGATGTTCGATAACACGCCCCTCGGAGCGGTGCCAGGTTCGATGA
- the LOC119989115 gene encoding SAC3 family protein A-like isoform X1: MMNQGSNMQTVAPAGPNSLETRHVTDASQGQTPSYFPSMTSSEAVLWTLPTADNQSVENGTPSSGYQYEQQHLGNIQDGSNATSVVSSSSLGITNASQVYNGYASYPNSSDPYGYANTGYPGYYGSYQQQTNPSYARPAGAYQNTGAPHQPISSFQNTGSYAGPASYSGTHYNPGTYQTAGAYPSGGYSNQTTVWNEGNYANYAPHQYLNYASDTTGAYSSGTAAATSQQYQQQQHYQQWADYSSQTEVTCAPGTENLSVASTSNQGFSAPSTSVVYPTSNSQPPPSSNPSWRPDSGSSELPSLQVLIYYAFGLRGCHIFYCILFNIDGLVEAFISYRPNAAACSSHDSYWKQGVPSFPNHHDSPIQTHFQKPLDSQNSYNNFQDQQKSAYAQVPSSQYPAPHRVPQSYQSSHQVPQSYQSSHQVPQSYQPPPLVSQTYQSPQSQDYQSPQQSGPSLDLRRGTKMQIPTNPRIASNLGLPKSDKDSSTASAAAKPAYISVSLPKPNDKVSSNDAVDCIIKPDSFPKSLRGYVERALARCKDDAQMAACQAAMKGIITKATADGTLHTRDWDTEPLFPLPNPDIANKDNFHYATPVSSLPKFKRSPSKRSKSRWEPLPEEKSVVKPLSVSNETVKYGGWDRKPLSANSKKTASKNAQRRVKKQRLADAFNAADNGDASSDSDKEQSLTAYYSGAIALANSPEERKRREDRSKRFEKGQGHRAEINYFKAKQVGTENLFNRRASALVHSKSFDDGAIKAVEDIDWDALTVKGTCQDIEKRYLRLTSAPDPSAVRPEEVLEKALLMVQNSQKNYLYKCDQLKSIRQDLTVQRIHNQLTVKVYETHARLALEVGDLPEYNQCQSQLMTLYAEGIAGCNMEFAAYNLLCVILHSNNNRDVLSSMSRLSDKAKQDEAVKHALAVREAVTSGNYVMFFKLYKSAPNLNACHMDLYVEKMRYKAVSCMTRSYRPTVPVSYIANVLGFISVLPTNEVSPEVSDGLEECVEWLKAHGACLTADTSGELQLDTKASSSSLYMPEPDDAVAHGDASLAVNDFLARTSL; the protein is encoded by the exons ATGATGAACCAAGGAAGCAATATGCAGACTGTAGCTCCGGCAGGTCCAAATTCGCTTGAG ACTAGACATGTTACTGATGCAAGCCAAGGTCAGACACCTTCATATTTTCCCTCCATGACTAGTTCTGAAGCTGTATTGTGGACCTTGCCTACGGCGGATAATCAATCTGTGGAGAATGGAACTCCAAGTTCTGGTTATCAATATGAGCAGCAGCACTTGGGAAACATCCAAGATGGGTCAAATGCAACATCTGTTGTCAGTTCATCAAGTTTAGGAATAACAAATGCTTCACAAGTGTACAATGGCTATGCGTCATACCCGAATTCTTCAGATCCATATGGTTATGCAAACACAGGATACCCAGGTTACTATGGCAGTTATCAACAGCAAACCAATCCATCATATGCTCGGCCTGCAGGAGCATATCAAAACACAGGTGCTCCTCATCAGCCTATTTCCTCATTTCAGAATACAGGGTCTTATGCTGGGCCTGCAAGTTATTCTGGCACTCACTACAATCCTGGTACTTATCAGACAGCTGGAGCTTACCCAAGTGGCGGTTATAGTAATCAGACTACTGTGTGGAATGAAGGAAATTATGCAAACTATGCACCTCATCAGTACTTGAACTATGCTTCAGACACAACAGGTGCATATAGTTCTGGTACTGCTGCTGCTACTTCTCAACAATATCAACAGCAACAGCATTACCAACAATGGGCAGACTACTCCAGTCAGACGGAAGTCACTTGTGCTCCTGGCACTGAAAATTTGTCTGTTGCTAGTACATCTAACCAGGGATTTTCAGCTCCTAGCACCAGTGTCGTGTATCCAACTTCAAACAGTCAGCCACCTCCATCTTCCAATCCATCTTGGAGACCGGACTCTGGTTCGTCTGAGTTGCCCTCATTGCAG GTGCTGATATATTATGCTTTTGGACTTCGGGGCTGTCATATATTTTACTGTATTCTTTTCAATATTGATGGGTTGGTGGAAGCTTTCATCAGTTATCGT cCCAATGCAGCAGCTTGCAGTTCACATGATAGTTACTGGAAACAGGGGGTTCCAAGCTTTCCAAATCACCATGATAGTCCTATACAAACACACTTCCAAAAACCTTTAGATTCACAAAATTCTTATAATAATTTTCAGGATCAACAGAAGAGTGCATATGCTCAGGTACCCAGTTCACAGTATCCTGCTCCTCATCGGGTGCCCCAGAGTTATCAATCTTCCCATCAGGTGCCTCAGAGTTATCAATCTTCGCATCAGGTACCCCAGAGTTATCAACCTCCTCCTCTGGTGTCCCAGACTTACCAGTCACCTCAGTCCCAGGATTACCAATCGCCTCAGCAGAGTGGTCCTTCTTTAGATTTGCGAAGGGGAACCAAAATGCAGATTCCAACGAATCCTAGAATTGCTTCAAATTTGGGTTTACCAAAAAGTGATAAGGATAGCTCTACAGCCAGTGCGGCAGCAAAACCTGCTTATATTAGTGTGTCGCTGCCAAAGCCAAATGATAAGGTGTCGTCTAATGATGCTGTTGATTGCATCATTAAG CCTGATTCGTTCCCCAAGTCACTACGTGGTTATGTTGAAAGAGCTTTAGCTCGCTGTAAAGATGATGCACAAATGGCTGCTTGTCAGGCTGCAATGAAGGGG ATTATAACAAAGGCAACTGCTGATGGTACTCTTCATACTCGTGACTGGGATACTGAGCCTCTTTTTCCATTACCAAACCCAGATATAGCCAATAAGGA CAATTTTCATTATGCAACTCCTGTTTCTTCTTTACCCAAGTTTAAAAGGAGTCCCAGTAAGCGATCAAAAAGTAGATGGGAGCCGTTACCGGAGGAGAAATCAGTTGTCAAACCACTTTCTGTCAGTAACGAGACTGTAAAATATGGTGGTTGGGACAGAAAG CCATTAAGTGCCAATTCCAAGAAAACTGCAAGCAAAAATGCCCAGAGACGAGTGAAGAAGCAGCGTTTAGCTGATGCTTTTAATGCTGCTGATAATGGTGATGCATCAAGTGACAGTGATAAGGAACAGAGTTTAACAGCATATTATTCTGGTGCAATAGCACTTGCAAATTCACCAGAGGAAAGAAAGAGACGTGAAGACCGCTCTAAGCGTTTTGAAAAGGGGCAGGGACATCGAGCAGAAATTAATTACTTCAAAGCAAAACAAGTGGGAACTGAAAACTTATTCAACAGAAGGGCTAGTGCCTTGGTGCATAGCAAAAGCTTCGATGATGGTGCTATCAAGGCTGTTGAAGACATTGACTGGGATGCGCTGACTGTTAAGGGGACCTGCCAGGACATTGAGAAACGCTATCTACGCCTTACTTCTGCACCTGATCCATCCGCT GTAAGACCAGAAGAAGTGCTCGAAAAAGCTCTTCTTATGgttcaaaattctcaaaagaACTATCTTTACAAATGTGACCAATTGAAGTCTATTCGCCAAGATTTAACTGTTCAAAGAATACACAATCAACTAACTGTCAAG GTGTATGAGACTCATGCTCGATTAGCACTGGAAGTTGGTGACTTGCCTGAGTACAATCAG TGCCAATCACAGCTGATGACCCTTTATGCTGAAGGAATTGCAGGATGCAATATGGAATTTGCAGCATACAACTTACTGTGTGTTATTTTGCACTCTAATAACAACAGAGATGTCCTATCGTCAATGTCAAG ATTATCAGATAAGGCAAAGCAAGATGAAGCTGTTAAACATGCACTTGCTGTTCGTGAAGCAGTCACTTCAGGGAATTACGTTATGTTCTTCAAACTATACAAAAGCGCTCCGAACTTGAATGCTTGCCATATGG ATCTTTATGTTGAAAAGATGCGATATAAGGCTGTGAGTTGCATGACTCGGTCCTATCGCCCTACTGTACCGGTTTCATACATAGCAAATGTTCTTGGCTTCATCAGTGTCTTGCCTACAAATGAAGTCAGTCCAGAGGTTTCAGATGGGCTAGAGGAGTGTGTGGAATGGTTGAAGGCACATGGTGCATGCCTTACTGCAGATACTAGTGGAGAGTTGCAGCTTGATACAAAG GCATCATCTTCTAGTCTCTACATGCCAGAGCCTGATGACGCCGTGGCCCATGGAGATGCCAGTTTAGCTGTTAATGATTTTCTGGCACGGACTTCTTTATAG
- the LOC119989115 gene encoding SAC3 family protein A-like isoform X3, translating into MAMRHTRILQIHMVMQTQDTQVTMAVINSKPIHHMLGLQEHIKTQTAGAYPSGGYSNQTTVWNEGNYANYAPHQYLNYASDTTGAYSSGTAAATSQQYQQQQHYQQWADYSSQTEVTCAPGTENLSVASTSNQGFSAPSTSVVYPTSNSQPPPSSNPSWRPDSGSSELPSLQVLIYYAFGLRGCHIFYCILFNIDGLVEAFISYRPNAAACSSHDSYWKQGVPSFPNHHDSPIQTHFQKPLDSQNSYNNFQDQQKSAYAQVPSSQYPAPHRVPQSYQSSHQVPQSYQSSHQVPQSYQPPPLVSQTYQSPQSQDYQSPQQSGPSLDLRRGTKMQIPTNPRIASNLGLPKSDKDSSTASAAAKPAYISVSLPKPNDKVSSNDAVDCIIKPDSFPKSLRGYVERALARCKDDAQMAACQAAMKGIITKATADGTLHTRDWDTEPLFPLPNPDIANKDNFHYATPVSSLPKFKRSPSKRSKSRWEPLPEEKSVVKPLSVSNETVKYGGWDRKPLSANSKKTASKNAQRRVKKQRLADAFNAADNGDASSDSDKEQSLTAYYSGAIALANSPEERKRREDRSKRFEKGQGHRAEINYFKAKQVGTENLFNRRASALVHSKSFDDGAIKAVEDIDWDALTVKGTCQDIEKRYLRLTSAPDPSAVRPEEVLEKALLMVQNSQKNYLYKCDQLKSIRQDLTVQRIHNQLTVKVYETHARLALEVGDLPEYNQCQSQLMTLYAEGIAGCNMEFAAYNLLCVILHSNNNRDVLSSMSRLSDKAKQDEAVKHALAVREAVTSGNYVMFFKLYKSAPNLNACHMDLYVEKMRYKAVSCMTRSYRPTVPVSYIANVLGFISVLPTNEVSPEVSDGLEECVEWLKAHGACLTADTSGELQLDTKASSSSLYMPEPDDAVAHGDASLAVNDFLARTSL; encoded by the exons ATGGCTATGCGTCATACCCGAATTCTTCAGATCCATATGGTTATGCAAACACAGGATACCCAGGTTACTATGGCAGTTATCAACAGCAAACCAATCCATCATATGCTCGGCCTGCAGGAGCATATCAAAACACAG ACAGCTGGAGCTTACCCAAGTGGCGGTTATAGTAATCAGACTACTGTGTGGAATGAAGGAAATTATGCAAACTATGCACCTCATCAGTACTTGAACTATGCTTCAGACACAACAGGTGCATATAGTTCTGGTACTGCTGCTGCTACTTCTCAACAATATCAACAGCAACAGCATTACCAACAATGGGCAGACTACTCCAGTCAGACGGAAGTCACTTGTGCTCCTGGCACTGAAAATTTGTCTGTTGCTAGTACATCTAACCAGGGATTTTCAGCTCCTAGCACCAGTGTCGTGTATCCAACTTCAAACAGTCAGCCACCTCCATCTTCCAATCCATCTTGGAGACCGGACTCTGGTTCGTCTGAGTTGCCCTCATTGCAG GTGCTGATATATTATGCTTTTGGACTTCGGGGCTGTCATATATTTTACTGTATTCTTTTCAATATTGATGGGTTGGTGGAAGCTTTCATCAGTTATCGT cCCAATGCAGCAGCTTGCAGTTCACATGATAGTTACTGGAAACAGGGGGTTCCAAGCTTTCCAAATCACCATGATAGTCCTATACAAACACACTTCCAAAAACCTTTAGATTCACAAAATTCTTATAATAATTTTCAGGATCAACAGAAGAGTGCATATGCTCAGGTACCCAGTTCACAGTATCCTGCTCCTCATCGGGTGCCCCAGAGTTATCAATCTTCCCATCAGGTGCCTCAGAGTTATCAATCTTCGCATCAGGTACCCCAGAGTTATCAACCTCCTCCTCTGGTGTCCCAGACTTACCAGTCACCTCAGTCCCAGGATTACCAATCGCCTCAGCAGAGTGGTCCTTCTTTAGATTTGCGAAGGGGAACCAAAATGCAGATTCCAACGAATCCTAGAATTGCTTCAAATTTGGGTTTACCAAAAAGTGATAAGGATAGCTCTACAGCCAGTGCGGCAGCAAAACCTGCTTATATTAGTGTGTCGCTGCCAAAGCCAAATGATAAGGTGTCGTCTAATGATGCTGTTGATTGCATCATTAAG CCTGATTCGTTCCCCAAGTCACTACGTGGTTATGTTGAAAGAGCTTTAGCTCGCTGTAAAGATGATGCACAAATGGCTGCTTGTCAGGCTGCAATGAAGGGG ATTATAACAAAGGCAACTGCTGATGGTACTCTTCATACTCGTGACTGGGATACTGAGCCTCTTTTTCCATTACCAAACCCAGATATAGCCAATAAGGA CAATTTTCATTATGCAACTCCTGTTTCTTCTTTACCCAAGTTTAAAAGGAGTCCCAGTAAGCGATCAAAAAGTAGATGGGAGCCGTTACCGGAGGAGAAATCAGTTGTCAAACCACTTTCTGTCAGTAACGAGACTGTAAAATATGGTGGTTGGGACAGAAAG CCATTAAGTGCCAATTCCAAGAAAACTGCAAGCAAAAATGCCCAGAGACGAGTGAAGAAGCAGCGTTTAGCTGATGCTTTTAATGCTGCTGATAATGGTGATGCATCAAGTGACAGTGATAAGGAACAGAGTTTAACAGCATATTATTCTGGTGCAATAGCACTTGCAAATTCACCAGAGGAAAGAAAGAGACGTGAAGACCGCTCTAAGCGTTTTGAAAAGGGGCAGGGACATCGAGCAGAAATTAATTACTTCAAAGCAAAACAAGTGGGAACTGAAAACTTATTCAACAGAAGGGCTAGTGCCTTGGTGCATAGCAAAAGCTTCGATGATGGTGCTATCAAGGCTGTTGAAGACATTGACTGGGATGCGCTGACTGTTAAGGGGACCTGCCAGGACATTGAGAAACGCTATCTACGCCTTACTTCTGCACCTGATCCATCCGCT GTAAGACCAGAAGAAGTGCTCGAAAAAGCTCTTCTTATGgttcaaaattctcaaaagaACTATCTTTACAAATGTGACCAATTGAAGTCTATTCGCCAAGATTTAACTGTTCAAAGAATACACAATCAACTAACTGTCAAG GTGTATGAGACTCATGCTCGATTAGCACTGGAAGTTGGTGACTTGCCTGAGTACAATCAG TGCCAATCACAGCTGATGACCCTTTATGCTGAAGGAATTGCAGGATGCAATATGGAATTTGCAGCATACAACTTACTGTGTGTTATTTTGCACTCTAATAACAACAGAGATGTCCTATCGTCAATGTCAAG ATTATCAGATAAGGCAAAGCAAGATGAAGCTGTTAAACATGCACTTGCTGTTCGTGAAGCAGTCACTTCAGGGAATTACGTTATGTTCTTCAAACTATACAAAAGCGCTCCGAACTTGAATGCTTGCCATATGG ATCTTTATGTTGAAAAGATGCGATATAAGGCTGTGAGTTGCATGACTCGGTCCTATCGCCCTACTGTACCGGTTTCATACATAGCAAATGTTCTTGGCTTCATCAGTGTCTTGCCTACAAATGAAGTCAGTCCAGAGGTTTCAGATGGGCTAGAGGAGTGTGTGGAATGGTTGAAGGCACATGGTGCATGCCTTACTGCAGATACTAGTGGAGAGTTGCAGCTTGATACAAAG GCATCATCTTCTAGTCTCTACATGCCAGAGCCTGATGACGCCGTGGCCCATGGAGATGCCAGTTTAGCTGTTAATGATTTTCTGGCACGGACTTCTTTATAG